A genomic stretch from Hemibagrus wyckioides isolate EC202008001 linkage group LG02, SWU_Hwy_1.0, whole genome shotgun sequence includes:
- the bod1l1 gene encoding biorientation of chromosomes in cell division protein 1-like 1 isoform X2 — translation MAGLPPGDPQLVAMIVNHLKTQGLFDQFRRDCLADVDTKPAYLHLRQRVDNFVSNHLSNHTWSPQLNKNQLRNSIRQLVLQSGLLEQGVDRIVAQVVDPKVQHTFRPQVERVVRQFLSPGNHLEEEEPVHGLAQVLENQEAQMSSPAITSALTSDSAPGQSQDPSFTKLHDGGEEDMSLVEEDENESERTKEEEEQEEKLVGDEDEISKEEKEEESQKEMEMEVDQQIEEPEEVKKEEEEDVQEEEEEEKEKKGEDGKDKKGSGKNREESSTDKLHIQQKARERLKEEYSLEDSDLEGLSDITVSSVHTSDLSSFDDESDDEEPPSESTEEGEISSEDEKVQKKATGEESDENKEKKPRGSRQGYIHKPFLYSRYYSDSDDEVTVEQRRRSAAKDKEERLLKRQQNRERLEEKRRQKAAQAELQEKEKQEVQRPQAKEARKEKKVLEKKVALSRKRKRDSRKEEDSGSKKKSDGDPESMKKDDATKSKTIPQKPVKKLSEEEQRRRKSFSEDSSEPRKILDKNRTHSFILELELGTEEALRQRGSGKNERHARREKERKESDERARYKQKPEGKKGGEAVAEEKEGVGVKGTVDDKVEKKGSKVKGDKKSSAPAREGRLSVTEGSAPEEGTSKDSKKEKMPSETMKEKTKGEKSLSKTDSKQQHRLDSTEERSEGDSDFSRKKDKQAKDILKRSKSHPEVKSLEKVKVRQDGGAGSKDKSSTSEASKHSSETKMKNSEAGPKVKSVSEKTRSKSRDDLKPQSPLVTKTDKKVQGQEAKGKAGAASSKPEFSKEKKKEGVMKEDRRVSEERAEKGKEAKSTKKTSEKKTKEAEKKGGDNENERRVSEADDLSSSSSVPSAAAEEIQTGDEMAQVQQESLTASDLTTQQDSDSPGESHLKTPQVLESLTESHVSTPQGVDSAAESDSTNQSNSESIKRSDLTSDSQAMDTGSDLAGLQSTDLESNLTAQQSMDTESEPSTSQAIDTESDLASPQASTAKSDLASPPVCDAPTESPEELQSEPTESDHAIPPQPSVSDLTSSDSDQTSDLMNSSEPVPETTDIKANTDLALPQSSDSTPATILMVPESSDSIPESDLTVAQPSNSTESTLSQGSDVLPNPVPADSNSTSVPDDMYDALSDITPDPDDDEEAAMRLSESQPQPRPIPAEADALLSLMDVCASAAVLNTAVASDGQDAESSFRDADIKMKEAALTLLSMDPDQAISPSFIAEDAHGPEQPVESSASDLMDATRAKESPKEAANESESESSALDSEAGDKNNEALANTAIEDTMSEDMTSEINNDETESKATSDEIYANDEPAGEAAACQIHTQSLSERIHTAEGTKSETENMVQEAQAQVAEVREVEAREAEAQEVKAQVQETQAQEAQAQKIPEVQVLEAKTQEQELQVQETNAQEQEVQIQDVQTEEAEEQEAQEAQLQEIQAQEALTHEAKAQEMQESQVQETRAQEVQAQEKQGPEEQERQVQKAQLEEAEAQEAHAPDAQTQEENAPDAQKQEENVPHAQTQEENVSDAQTQEENAPDAQTQEENAPDAQKQEENVPDAQTQEENVSDAQTQEENAPDAQTQEENAPDAQTQEENAPDAQTPEENAPDAQTPEENAPEAQTQEENAPDAQMQVASVQELQSQEAQTQPARRGRRPKLVKQTSSASKSDGQEEDRSDVSEVDDRQEGRVTRKGRWSNQRAASTNETASKAQTSQKAKDTEANKQSQKNSEDEEVEEGSRTTQQRSSKVPDASQKETSSKREEAEPTEEEVEQKEVRKGRRSGAQAATVAKPALRRKRPDQAEDPVGKELAAEEKEEEPAKRARQDSGSVTEEEEEGKEDKDTESSKEKAEEEEPMRKTRRRGRSSKTTANVDDSAALEKREGGTETGEEDEKQEEEETKIRATTRSASRLEAEKNKPSKPSTRAVSKLSGKEESSPNTRSSRSQSAAAIKGRKGESGSPTPRTRAGHKAEEPPSKRTKR, via the exons ATGGCCGGTCTACCTCCGGGTGACCCTCAGCTGGTCGCCATGATcgtaaatcatttaaaaacacagGGACTTTTTGACCAATTCAGGAGAGACTGCTTGGCTGATGTCGATACAAAG CCTGCGTACCTGCACCTGAGACAACGGGTGGACAACTTTGTGTCTAATCACCTGTCTAACCACACCTGGAGTCCTCAACTCAACAAGAACCAGCTGAGGAACAGCATCAGGCAACTCGTGCTGCA GTCAGGCTTGCTGGAGCAGGGAGTAGATCGGATTGTCGCGCAGGTCGTCGACCCCAAAGTTCAGCACACCTTTCGGCCGCAGGTGGAACGCGTCGTCCGTCAGTTCCTGTCTCCCGGCAACCacctggaggaggaggagcctgTGCATGGGCTTGCACAGGTGCTGGAAAACCAGGAAGCTCAGATGTCGTCTCCAG CGATCACCTCGGCTCTAACCTCAGACTCCGCCCCCGGTCAGAGCCAAGATCCCTCCTTTACAAAGCTGCATGACGGAGGAGAAGAAGACATGAGCCTGGTAGAGGAGGATGAAAATGAATCTGAGAGAACaaaagaggaggaagagcaggAAGAGAAGCTCGTAGGAGATGAGGATGAGATTAgcaaggaggagaaggaggaggagagccaGAAAGAGATGGAAATGGAGGTGGATCAGCAGATAGAGGAGCCTGAGGAGGtgaagaaagaggaggaggaagatgtgcaggaggaggaagaggaggagaaggaaaagaaaggagaggacGGGAAGGATAAGAAAGGGTCAGGGAAGAACAGGGAGGAGAGCAGCACAGACAAGCTGCACATTCAGCAGAAAGCAAGAGAACGACTGAAAGAAG AATATTCTCTTGAGGACTCAGATCTGGAGGGGTTGAGCGACATCACAGTGAGCTCAGTCCACACAAGCGACCTTTCCTCTTTCGATGACGAAAGCGATGACGAGGAACCTCCTTCAGAATCcacagaggaaggagagatcTCCTCAGAAG ATGAAAAGGTTCAGAAGAAAGCTACAGGAGAGGAATCTGACGAGAATAAGGAGAAAAAACCCAGAGGTTCGCGCCAAGGCTACATTCACAAGCCTTTCCTTTACTCCCGTTACTATAGCGACTCCGACGACGAGGTGACGGTGGAGCAGCGCCGTCGCTCTGCC gCGAAGGACAAAGAGGAAAGACTGCTGAAGCGACAACAGAACCGGGAGCGTCTTGAGGAAAAGAGAAGGCAGAAGGCAGCGCAGGCAGAGCTCCAGG AAAAGGAAAAGCAGGAGGTTCAGAGACCTCAAGCGAAAGAAGCAAGGAAAGAGAAGAAGGTTCTGGAAAAGAAAGTGGCACTCAGCAGAAAGAGGAAGCGAgactcacg GAAAGAGGAAGACTCCGGCAGCAAGAAGAAGAGCGACGGAGATCCCGAATCCATGAAGAAAGAC GATGCAACAAAGTCTAAAACAATCCCTCAGAAGCCTGTTAAGAAGCTGTCCGAAGAGGAGCAGCGGAGGAGGAAGAGCTTTTCCGAGGATTCGAGCGAGCCACGCAAAATCCTCGACAAAAACCGTACGCACTCGTTCATCCTAGAGCTGGAGCTGGGAACCGAGGAGGCGCtcagacagagaggcagtgGGAAGAACGAGCGACACGCTCGCAGAGAGAAAGAACGGAAAGAGTCGGACGAGCGAGCCAGGTACAAACAGAAGCCGGAAGGTAAGAAAGGAGGAGAGGCCGTGGCAGAGGAGAAGGAAGGAGTCGGGGTGAAGGGTACAGTCGATGACAAAGTAGAGAAAAAAGGGTCGAAGGTTAAAGGAGACAAGAAGAGCTCAGCGCCAGCAAGGGAGGGAAGGCTTTCGGTGACAGAGGGATCGGCCCCAGAGGAGGGAACATCCAAGGATtcgaaaaaagaaaagatgccCTCAGAGActatgaaagaaaaaacaaaaggagAGAAGTCACTGAGCAAGACGGACTCCAAACAGCAGCATCGTCTGGATTCCACAGAGGAGAGGTCAGAGGGTGATTCTGATTTCAGCAGGAAGAAAGACAAGCAAGCGAAAGATATTTTGAAAAGGTCAAAAAGTCACCCAGAGGTTAAATCTCTCGAGAAGGTCAAGGTCAGGCAAGATGGTGGTGCTGGTAGTAAAGATAAGAGCTCCACCTCTGAGGCTTCCAAACATAGCTCAGAGACAAAGATGAAGAATTCAGAAGCAGGTCCAAAGGTCAAATCTGTGTCAGAAAAAACGAGATCCAAGTCCAGAGACGACTTGAAACCTCAGAGTCCGTTAGTGACCAAGACAGACAAGAAAGTCCAAGGTCAAGAAGCCAAGGGTAAAGCAGGAGCGGCGTCTAGCAAGCCGGAGTTCTccaaggagaagaaaaaggagggAGTGATGAAGGAGGACAGGAGAGTCTCAGAAGAGCGTGCTGAGAAAGGCAAGGAGGCGAAGAGCACAAAGAAAACGAGTGAGAAGAAGACAAAAGAGGCAGAGAAGAAGGGAGGAGACAACGAGAACGAAAGAAGAGTCTCAGAAGCTGATGATCTATCTTCAAGTTCCTCGGTTCCATCAGCAGCTGCCGAAGAGATACAAACCGGAGATGAAATGGCTCAAGTGCAACAAGAGTCCCTCACAGCATCTGACCTCACAACTCAACAAGACTCGGATTCTCCTGGTGAATCACATCTCAAAACCCCACAGGTCTTGGAGTCCCTTACAGAGTCTCATGTCTCAACCCCACAGGGTGTCGATTCTGCTGCAGAGTCTGATTCCACAAACCAATCCAACTCGGAGTCTATTAAAAGGTCTGATCTTACTTCAGACTCACAAGCCATGGATACTGGGTCTGATCTCGCAGGCTTACAATCCACAGACTTGGAGTCTAATCTTACAGCCCAACAAAGCATGGATACGGAATCTGAACCTTCAACATCACAAGCCATAGATACAGAGTCTGATCTTGCGTCTCCACAAGCCAGTACTGCAAAATCTGATCTCGCATCACCGCCTGTCTGTGACGCACCCACAGAGTCTCCTGAAGAATTACAAAGTGAACCTACAGAGTCTGATCATGCAATTCCACCACAACCCTCAGTTTCTGATCTTACATCTTCTGATTCTGATCAGACGTCTGATCTCATGAACTCCTCAGAGCCTGTTCCTGAAACGACAGACATAAAAGCAAACACTGACCTCGCGCTCCCTCAGTCTTCAGACTCCACTCCAGCGACCATTCTCATGGTCCCCGAGTCCTCAGACTCCATCCCAGAGTCCGATCTCACAGTTGCCCAGCCCTCAAACTCAACTGAATCGACACTCTCTCAGGGTTCAGACGTGCTTCCTAATCCGGTTCCTGCCGATTCTAACAGCACCTCCGTCCCAGACGACATGTATGATGCCCTGAGTGACATCACACCGGATCCTGACGACGACGAAGAGGCCGCCATGAGACTGTCCGAGAGCCAGCCTCAGCCCCGTCCCATTCCTGCAGAGGCAGACGCCCTCCTGTCCTTGATGGATGTCTGTGCGTCTGCAGCTGTACTTAACACCGCTGTTGCGTCTGATGGACAGGACGCTGAGAGTTCGTTCCGGGATGCGGATATCAAGATGAAGGAAGCGGCGCTCACTTTACTCTCCATGGATCCCGATCAGGCAATTTCGCCAAGTTTTATTGCTGAAGACGCTCATGGTCCTGAGCAGCCTGTGGAGTCTTCAGCATCGGATCTGATGGATGCGACGCGTGCGAAAGAATCACCGAAAGAAGCCGCAAATGAGTCTGAAAGCGAATCTTCTGCACTTGACTCAGAGGCAGGAGACAAAAACAATGAAG ctTTAGCTAACACAGCCATTGAAGACACAATGTCAGAGGACATGACATCCGAG ATCAACAACGATGAAACTGAATCAAAAGCAACGTCTGATGAAATTTATGCTAATGATGAACCAGCAGGAGAAGCCG CTGCCTGCcaaatacatacacagagtCTGAGTGAACGCATACACACAGCTGAGGGCACAAAG AGTGAAACAGAGAACATGGTGCAAGAGGCCCAGGCACAAGTGGCGGAGGTCCGGGAAGTGGAGGCTCGGGAAGCAGAGGCTCAGGAGGTAAAGGCACAGGTGCAGGAGACACAGGCGCAGGAGGCACAGGCGCAGAAGATACCGGAGGTTCAAGTACTGGAGGCAAAAACGCAAGAGCAGGAGCTCCAGGTGCAGGAGACAAATGCACAAGAGCAGGAGGTACAGATCCAGGACGTGCAGACCGAAGAGGCAGAGGAGCAGGAGGCACAGGAAGCACAACTTCAGGAGATACAGGCACAGGAAGCTCTGACTCATGAGGCAAAGGCACAGGAAATGCAGGAGTCCCAGGTGCAGGAGACACGGGCACAGGAAGTGCAAGCTCAGGAGAAGCAGGGTCCAGAGGAACAGGAGAGACAAGTGCAGAAAGCCCAGCTGGAGGAGGCTGAGGCTCAAGAAGCACATGCACCAGATGCCCAGACGCAGGAGGAAAATGCACCAGATGCCCAGAAGCAGGAGGAAAATGTACCACATGCCCAGACGCAGGAGGAAAATGTATCAGATGCCCAGACGCAGGAGGAAAATGCACCAGATGCCCAGACGCAGGAGGAAAATGCACCAGATGCCCAGAAGCAGGAGGAAAATGTACCAGATGCCCAGACGCAGGAGGAAAATGTATCAGATGCCCAGACGCAGGAGGAAAATGCACCAGATGCCCAGACGCAGGAGGAAAATGCACCAGATGCCCAGACGCAGGAGGAAAATGCACCAGATGCCCAGACACCGGAGGAAAATGCACCAGATGCCCAGACACCGGAGGAAAATGCACCAGAAGCCCAGACGCAGGAGGAAAATGCACCAGATGCCCAGATGCAGGTGGCAAGTGTGCAGGAATTGCAATCCCAGGAGGCACAGACGCAGCCAGCACGGAGAGGTCGACGTCCTAAATTGGTTAAACAAACCA GTAGTGCGTCAAAGTCAGATGGACAAGAAGAGGACAGATCCGATGTGTCAGAAGTG GATGATCGTCAAGAAGGCAGAGTGACCCGTAAAGGACGATGGTCCAATCAGAGAGCAGCGTCCACCAATGAAACTG CATCCAAAGCTCAAACCAGTCAGAAGGCCAAAGACACGGAGGCTAACAAACAGTCACAGAAAAAT agtgaggatgaggaggttGAAGAAGGAAGCAGAACAACACAGCAAAGATCATCTAAGGTCCCAGATGCTTCACAGAAAGAAACtt CGTCAAAGCGTGAAGAGGCGGAGCCGACAGAAGAGGAAGTGGAGCAAAAAGAG gtgcgtAAAGGAAGGCGTTCTGGAGCTCAGGCGGCCACCGTGG CAAAACCAGCACTGAGGAGAAAGAGGCCTGACCAGGCAGAGGATCCTGTGGGAaaa GAACTTGCAGCtgaggagaaagaagaggagcCTGCGAAGAGAGCACGACAAGATAGTG GGAGTGTGAccgaggaagaagaggaaggaaaagaggataaagacacagagagctCTAAAGAGAAGGCT GAGGAAGAGGAACCCATGAGAAAGACTCGACGTCGAGGCAGATCCTCAAAAACCACTGCTAACGTGGATGACTCGG cagccctagagaagagagagggaggaacagAGACCGGAGAAGAGGACGAAaaacaggaagaggaggaaacCAAAATTAGGGCCACAACACGTTCTGCGTCTCGGCTGGAGGCTGAGAA AAATAAGCCAAGTAAGCCATCAACCAGAGCAGTGAGCAAACTGAGTGGGAAAGAAGAGAGCTCTCCAAACACACG TTCGTCTCGCTCTCAGAGTGCTGCTGCAATAAAGGGCCGTAAGGGCGAGTCAGGTTCTCCGACACCTCGGACCCGCGCCGGCCACAAAGCCGAGGAGCCACCCTCGAAGAGAACCAAACGatga